The nucleotide window TCTCTGGTTAATTGTTTTGTAACCTGGTACGCCCACAAACCACTAAAAATGTAACATGAcgtaacacattcacacctccACAGCAGTGACAAAGGGGACAGTAGCCTTGAAATGAAAGTGCTGATATGATAGTATGGCCAATAAAAGTATATTCAGAAAAATTGCATTGTTTGCTATGTCTGCTGATGATAACTATTactaatgttataaaataataatacaggcaAGTAGAATGATACACATGTGCTTACATGAAATTTAACCACTCCCCAGTGAAACCCCACCCTTCTAATCAGATAGTTTAAtcagaactaactgttttaCAATggaaatgttacatttatttaatgatatAAATGCAAATGTCAGGTATGCATTTTATTAGagaatatttacattacatcacattcagctgatatgattattatttcttttctttttactaatatatagtatttaatacagtatattctgacCATCTAAATAAGGCATTGAATACTAAATATTTTTCTCTCATCTATGttaaataactgaaataaataatacttcTACAATTTATGCTAACATTTGAAGGTttattttaccatttaaaatttttgacaacacattacaaaattaaCAGTACAGCTGTATTTTAACCAGACGTAGAAAGCAAATGTAAGATAAAAGTTTATATAGAAAAAAGGAGAAGCATCATGAGAAAACATAGCAATGTTATAGAGTTATGAGTGCTCTCACTACCATTATGCACTCAGCCTTTATAGAAGTATTTCATACTGAACacactattgtaatgcctttattttattaactgcatatttataataataacaaaagtgTCATAAAATCTTTTATTCTTGAAAAATCTTTTACTGGTATTAACAGAAGACTTCATGCACAGTAAGGTGATGAGCCACAGTTAAACCTTTAAATGATGCAAAAGTATTAAATAAGGCTGTActtctgtgaatgatgatcctggccaATTTGGATCTCAGAGCCCAGTGCACATGTTCACAAGAACATTCAACAAGTGAATTGACTTATCCTTGAAAagcgatggataacttgtcaccaacttgcagaagagatgcagctgtctgtaggaactgtacacacaaacatcattttcacattacaggaactatAAACTACAACCATCGCCATAACATCACACCTTCAGGGATGTTCAgattcgggggggggggggggggatttaatTTCGTTTGTTATATTTACTGTTgtctgttttaatgttattgttttttttatataaattattgttttactctTCCTCTTTGGTTATTTTCTCATGTTATGTAGTTTGTGTAAAGGAAGCTCTCTGAAGGCACAGCTCTGAAAGCTATACTTTGTTATTACGTTTATTGCTTTGCCAATTTTTGGTAGGTAATATGTCtatgtacatattttttggagaaaacaggAGGACCTTGACgaaacccacacaaacacagagagaacacAGGAAACATTAGAACGAATCGTCATCAACCTCAGGATCAAACGTAGAGTAGATTATATAGGAGTAGTAGTATTTTTACTTCAgaaattgtttatattttagcaACTCTCACCAGCTGGCAAACATGGTGAATGGGTTTAACCAGCTCAGCTTTATCAACAGGCCTCTTTCCAACATCTCTTATCTCTAAGACGTTCTAAAGAGGTTTTAGGTTCAGTATTTTCTAAATTAACGCACGAATATATCAATACAAAGTTATAAAGTCATACTCTTGTTTAGTAAACATGCCTGATTCACGGATGTAAAggaagtgttttaaaaacaaaacatcgcCCCCTGCTGGATAACATTACGGATTTTACCTGCAGAAGCAAAaaccacaacacacaccaaactaTCAGATTGCATTGTATTGTAGTTTTATAAATGTCTTCCTTTTATGTCCTCTCATTGTTTCTCCAAAAACTTAGCAAGGTAGCGgaaagtccaaaaaaaaaaaaaaaaggatggggtgatgaaataaatgaaatttatgaaaaacAGGTACCCTCCCATCTTTTGGTTTCACTTCCTCTTGTGAAAATATTTAGCATGCCAGTTTTACATCACTGACTTTTATAGTTTAGAAAGAAATATTTCGGTACGTTCAGTTTCGGCTTACAAACTAAGTATCTAACGTAGATTTAAAGTTTCACCGATTTACTGTAAAGACATCATGGTTTAACCCAAGTTCTTCACACAGGTAACTGAATTCTTTTCAGTTGTGCTCGCTTTTTGTTGCAGAACTATGAGAGACTAAGAGGAAAAGAGAACAGACCACTTCCTCCGCCACTGGCAATTATAACTGCGAACACAGAGTACTACATGTCATTGGATTTACAAAGGTAtgctttaaatgtgttttcttagCTGTGCAACTAGTTAGAATTTCTTCTCAGTGTAATATATGTATAGCAGTAGGATGTAgtacagtatttaatatttatgacaCTTGTGGTGATGATGGATGAAAGTTCAACTTCAcaagaagaaaagaggaaaTTTGGACATGCTGTGGCCATGGATTCAGAGACTCAGCTTCTCAACTTGAGGACCGATGATGAAACCACACACCCGCTTAACTCTGAGCAATTAGGAGAGACATCGTTTGACACTGGTCAGTAATGTCTGTTGCGTAGGATGTTGGGTGtctgacatgtactgtactgtacatgatacTCTAATAATTTCATTATTAGGTTAATCACTGTTTCTTGCATGCAGCCGAAGGCACCAGTGCCTCCTGTCTCACTACGGCAGAGCTTCAGCAGCACTGGAGGGCGGTAAAACAAGAGATTAGGTCTGTCAAACTGCTGTTTCAGATCCCATCCACCCGTACTATAGAACACACAACATCCAGATATGTGGTGAGTTAAGGCATGGTTCAAACAGATTAACTGTGCATTATTATCAACACAGTAGAACTCTATCTTTTGTATACAATGTTACATTGGGAGCCAATCACATTATAGGATGACTTGGGGTGAGTGTGCATTTAGCAAAGTAAACCTCATGAAAAATGATATGTGCTCCACAACTAGGAGTTAGGAAATGCTCGATAGACTTGCCATCCACTCCAATGAGAGAAAACCGGTCCAAGGACTGAACTTAATGGACATTAGAAGAGGCTTTGCTGCAAGTATTGTCAGCCCACTAGAATTTGGACTTAAACTAGTTAGCAAAACATCACACGTCATAGAGTACAGCTGTACAGATGGTTACAACAAAATAAGCCATACATGTGGGTAAACTGctgtttatataattattattattattatcattattagttGATAGTCATACTCTATACACTATTGAAATTCTCCAAAAATATTTAGCCCTCAAGATTGAGTTAATAGTTGAtgagtacatttatttatttttttattatttgattttataatttaatgctTTGTAGTAATTTCATCTGTGGGTGTTTGACTTTGTGTGGCacaatggttagcactgtgaacttgcaccaccagggtcaagAGTTAGATTTTTGCCTCGGGTCTGTGAGTGTTTGATATTACTTTtactaattataattaattggAGGTCATTTTCTCACTCCTTACTTGTGTTGTGTTTCGAGCTAAGGGTGATTGGATTATTGGTGCTAGAGTGGATGTGGAAGTAGATGTCATTatataaagtacatgtacaaagccaatgaaatgcaACTGTGCTTCTTCACAGGTGTATCAGATAATACTAATCAGATCAGGCAGTTATGATCGTAAGCATGCTGCCATCGAGCGCCGCTACTCTGATTTCCTCCACTTGCACCATGAGCTTCTTCAGGACTTCAGCGAGGAGCTTGAGGATGTCACCTTGCCCAAGAAGAAGCTGATGGGAAACTTCTGTGAGGAGAACATCGCTGAACGGCGTGTGACTCTCTGTGACTACCTGACTCAGCTGTACTCTTTGCGCTACATCCGCCACTCACCTGCTTTTATAGCATTCTTCACTCACCCTGAGCTGAAGACTGCCTATGACCTGTTGCGTGGAGGCCGCTACTCACACGCCCTGGGGGTTCTGCAAAATGCATTAGTGCTCCAGGAGAAACTGTGCTCTCATGATTCGCCCCTGCTTGTGCAAACACTTTGTGCTCTTTTTGTGTGTCATAGGGACCTGGAGGATTTCCATGCAGCTTTTCAGACTGGACACAGGGCGCTGCCAGCAGTAAGGCGCTATGGACTGCGCAAGTATCGTAGCCCGCTACTGGAGGCCATGGTTGATCTGGGGTATAAATTACAGCGCCCTGTGGCTCAGTTACAAGAAGAACTGATCAGAGTTCAAAACTCCACACATGGATCAGAGACACTAATGTCACTAAAACAGCTTGTGGTGCAAGAGTTTACATGAACCCAAGGTTTTCATTATCCCCCAAATCAATAAAACTTTACTTGAATAAAATGTCTTCAATATATTAAAACTATTGTGGGCCAGGGTGTGATGTCATGCTGTGATTATTATTTGTACATGTTTTAGGATGTTGgcaagatgattttttttgtgagtgATAAAAGCTTTTAAACAAGATGTTATACAATCAGTTTAAGAAGAACAAGTATAAAAACAAAGTTATTcttaaaatatgtttgtttttgtgatcaTAAATTTAATCTAATACTAgattaaatggatttttctCATGTCATTCTAAAAATgatatgcatttttatttatttctataacaTGATGTACACCATGCTACAAATAACCAGATTCCACCTTTTCctagtgtatttattttatttttttgctaaaatctaGGCCTAATCTTGGATATCTAGTTATACATCAGATCTTCCTTAATATACCAAAAAGGAGTCAGTTCTAATACATAAGTTAGAcatatgttatttaaaaagagACCATTTGCATTTAGTCCTTGCATCACAAACAggaaatttaaataacatacaaataaactttGGATTGCAAACATAATTCATTacagaagtgtgcttgtatatcaaagcactggTATATCAATTtcaccataagaaataatagaagcTCAGAtcattcgttccacaacccaaaaatattcatataaaaataattaaatataaagtaaaaataaaacaaattgacctgcattttacctttaaaaacaatcgcgacagagcagtgcttctattagtgtgtgtgtgtttgtgcgggCATACGTGTGAGTGTACTCTATGTGTGAAGGcaaaaggagaggaggagggaggctgctgtgtaggatgactttcacacacacacacacacacatgtgagtgcgcgtacaaacacacaaacagtatTGAAAACACTACTCTGTCGGGAAGCTTGTTTAACAAGTtgacacttgcacacacacactaatggaatcccTGCTTTCTAGAGAGACTCTGGAACTTTAGCAAggaatctctctaatgacactcgcttTAGCTttacgcgcgtgcacacacacgttgtcacaatgttataataaacactaCACATGTGCACATATGTTGACTAttagactgagcatgggagatgattacccataatccctTAGCACCCGAgaaaagaaccattggctcagttgttaCAAGTACTACTTGTATACGTGAATTAAGCCCTCGCTGGTTTATTTGGTTACAATTTCAATTTCAAGTTAAAAATTGTGCATGCCTTGCAAAACGttcacagaccaagttactcacaaatcaaggttccactgtatttttaaaaatcattttatgcaaaaatgtatgataATCATTCATGTATGATAATCACTGAATTCAAAAtcgatttttttaaagcttatttttttaatttatatatttttggattTGAAGTTGCGGTTCCTCTTTAACCCTACAGATGGTACTCTCTAAGCTATCCACACTGGCAGACAGCAAAGCATTCTCAAGGGTAAAATATTTCCttactttgtttaaaattgcaacacaagctaaaaaagaaaatgtatacagaatctaaatattcataaaatcatgatttaatttttttttaatgcaaatcaaACCGTCACCGAGGTATTGCGATAATATCTTATCAGGTGGTCCTTGGTGATTCCCATCACTATAAACACtcatggaaaaaaatgcataaattttAGGGTCCACATCAATTATTTAGATATAATAAAAATTCCACCGTGGCTTCACAGATGGTTCAAAAACTTGGTGCCTCATAATTTATTAATGTGATTAAACGTTTATGTAAACATTTCGTTTACAGTTATAAAGAGAAAACACTTGTACAAACTTAAGTATAATTTAAAGCCATcatgaataaaaacattataatgacCATACGTAAATAAAAGTATTTCCAGTCTTGTTGTGTTTCCATCATGTGTGCATCAGGCATGAGTAGACGCTGCATGCTCGACTGTGCGATTACGTGGGTCTTGCACCGGTCTAATGCGCATGCGCATCGGTCCTCCATTAATGTGCGCGTGGAGCATGTTTACGCGATGCTGTTAGCAAGGAAGCATTATTAGTGTTGTTTCGTTTGAGTTACAAAGCAGTTAATTGGCAATAGAAACCCGACAAAATGGCAAACGAGGGTTCAACGAAGCTGTCGAAAAACCTTCTACGGATGAAGGTAAGTGTTGAAAACTGAATGAAAACTGATGCACGCGCACTCCTCCTGACTAACATGAAGCGCTTACTGAAGTGTAGATTTAGGATTTGTacgagaaaaaataaataaacggaTCTCTGAGAAACTTGTCTGACCTTTAAAGTCCGGATACTGAGACGATAATGAGTGACATTAATACACAGTAAATGCTTCAGGTTTTGACTAAGCCAGACACTGATGTAGCCATGGTCCAACTTCACACATcaattaatgttatttttttctctgcagTTTATGCAAAGAGGTCTTGATGCAGAGGTAAAGAAACAACTGGAGGAAGAAGAGAAGAGGATTATAAGCGATGAACATTGGTATTTGGACCTGCCTGAACTTAAAGCCAAAGAGTAAGAACTGACGATCTTGAATTTTCTAAAGCCTTCTTAACATCTCCAATCTGGGGTCCtgttaatttgtgatttttgaTGCTGCTAAATCTAATTGAacaacttctctgcagcagagggaATGGTTTGGTCTTGCTTTACTGGGATGCTCTTAATGATGGCCAGTTTTATCGTGGTGATTGATGGGTTTTGCCAGTGCACTTGAtgatactgtttttgcaagaattATTCCACAACAactgaccttcgtgtcttaaaataaacaaCTGACTGTAGATGAGATGGTGGTATGTAATTATCTAatgtcatatgtgttatttcatagttttgaactCTCCAGTAATTTTACAGAAAGtagacaataaataaatcatcaaaaaaaaacattaaattataaggtcttgtttaaacatttgtctgATACTGTACTTGAAAATCAGCATGAAAAGAGGAATCCTAGCTAAGCATGGAGGACATGAATGATCATGGAACATTAAAAACAGAGAACCATCAATGTAGATCAAGCTAACTATGCATAAGACTTGCATATTTTGTAGGGTTACAAATATTTTGCATCATGTATGAACTTTGCATTTgtaacactttttttctatCAAATAAATCTCTGCTAGTGTATTTCTATtagattttcttcttttcttttttatattaatctaCAGTGCTGTTGCTTATTTAACAAATCTTTAACTGTTTGGCTCATTTAGACTCatctgaactgtgtgtgtgtctttaatgTAGGAGCTACATTGTTGAAGAAAAGAGTTACATTCCATGTGAAGACTTGGTTTATGGAAGAATGTCATTTAAGGGATTCAATTCTGAGGTTGAGGTAATCTCTGGTTTAAGGATCTGTTCCTACTTTCTGGTAACATTTTATAGTGTGGTCCTTACCATCTGATTGAATCCTCTGTAGAAACTAATGGTTCTAATGAATGCTCCCAAAGAAGAGGAGGATGAAGTGGAGGAGAAGGATATGACTCAGATGGACATGGATGTAACTGATGAGGAGATGGCCATGAGGTAGGGTGTGAAAGAGAAATATCAAATTTCATTGGTTTTTGGCCAGTATTATCAATAGTTTAGTGTGTACCATATACAAGTCGGCTTAAAGGTGTTTTTGTTTCTAGATATGGAAGCTTGGTTGAAAGCATGAAACGAAGATTTGCCAAAAAAAGGGAACGCACATGTCTGAAGAATGTCGAGGAAGATCTCAACCATAATACTGTAGAGACACAACCTAAGAAAGCTTTTTTAAAGCCACAGGACTGAGACATTTCATagcctttaggatttttttttttttttaagtccttcaaaggatatatatacacacagactttggccttttattgttttaatgccTTTTACGAGTGTTCAttgtaaggggaaaaaagaatgcTACAAAATGGCAGTAAAAATGGATGTTGTACAtccttgtttttaaacaaatgtttatgAACATTATAATGtgcattgtatttttatttttttatatatttttgggcCACCCAGAAGAAAGTATAGTTAAAAATTCTTGTGCAAGAACTGAAATTTAAAGGTCTGTTTTTTCACAGCAAAGAAAATTATGGCaaatccaaaaaaatgcatggGTGAATCTTGTGTTGGTAAAGTAAAACTCCAGTCACAGTATATCTTGTGTTCAGGCACAccaccacttttttttaatggtaatggATCCATCTTATAAATGTAGCTAGAACACACCCCTTGCATTTTCCTTGTGACAGAATTCCAAACAAATCTGTGTTTCAGAATCTGTCTTTATGGTACATTTATGGGTCAGTCACATCTCAAATATGTATTAAGCAAAAACTtgacaataattaaaaagtgaATGCATGCATGGCAGGCACTGCTAGCATAgcactttatttcttttcagcACTCCGGGGGCTCACATGTAAACACATCCAACCCAGCCTGCTTCAGTAAGTCATGATCAGTGTCTGAGTGTTATGTACATCTCTTTACTGTACAGCATCTCCAAGGCAAGCAAATAAAGTGTCTTAGTACAGAAGAAGGTATTCATTTTTAGAGGTTTTATTCATTAGATTTCTTGCAGGACACACcctatttcagaaaaaaatgtaaattaatcatTGATACATTTGGACCCTGCAGAAATAAGGTTAGTATAGGCATTTGCTTAGATTCAACCCTGCTCCTGGAAGACTCTCCCTGCTTTCCTTATTCTATCACAATAAGTTCAATTCAGAAATGGGTGCCAATTAGCTTCTTTAACTAACTTGTtgtgctgggagctgagaaaacatTAATATGTGCAGAGCAGGGTGACCAGCATTGAGAAGCACTGGGGTACAGTGTATAAAATGCATTACTACTTGCACATTCTCAGTATAAAAagtgtttcattttttaatagCCACTCCTGCTGGACTTAAGGCTTTGTAAGTTAATAACCTTGCAAAAATGGCATCAAACAGGTGTGTTGGACAGATCCTTTGTAGGGCTGGAACAGCCCAGGCCATGGGTCCCGGATAGTAAAAGGCCCTTGGATTTTTTGAAAGTAACGCATGTTGTAGATCATCCAGCACTGGCTTAAAATTATCACAGGTCTGAGTAGTCATTGTACTTAAAGTGTGTACCATGGAGCCGATGTACTCTTCTCCATATGCATCTATTACTTCTTGGGACTGGGTGCTGAGGATTTCCTGCTGGAGTTTACACCATTCCTCTTGACTGCCAAAAATGTCTGATGCACAGATAGTATTGGGTGAAAAGGGTAATGTCAAAATCAATGTACATATTAAATACAATTGGTCAAAGTGTTGATCTGATGCAAAGTAACTGGTTCAGTACTCACTTGTCTTGAAGCCCCCGGGCTGAACAATGGCCACTTTTACGCCCCAACAGGACAGTTCTTGTCTCAGAGCTCCATAGTAAGAAATCACAGCTGCCTTAGATGCTCCGTATGCAGCGAACCCAGGGAACGGAACTTCTCCTAAAATCCatcaaaaaataatcaatttacatatttaaatctGTGGGTAGTGTTAAGGTTAATTGCATTTCTCAGTACAATGAACACTATGGGGTCaaagaaacaacagaatatTAGAAATATAATGCTCAGCTTTTGAAAGCCCCAAGTCAATGTTTGACTGTATTCCACAATGTTGCTTTATAACTTAAAACTTGTGCTAACATGGCAAAGAACGAAATGCAAAGTCATGCTGGTAAACAAATCTTATCTGGCATCTTATCTTCAAGTGGGTTAGATTTTAAGATGAAGATAAAAGCACACACAAAGCCTTTATATAGCTTTTTTGGCTATGATGCTGAAAACAGTTCTGTAGTAACCATAATATTACGAAATACAGAATAGAAACCATATCATACCTGACATActggatacacacacaaaccttcCTTGTGCTTTTCTTATCAAAGGCAGGAAAACTTTAGTAACCTCTACACCAGCAATAAAATTCACATTCATGATTTTTCTTAATATTCTCATAGGAAGAAGTTCTGCATCACACGTATGTCCAAGCACTCCTGCATTGTTCACCAGTCCCCAAAGACCTGACCAGAGGGAAGAACCATTAATCAGTGTCAGGGTTTTAGATATAATGCACAAgccttttcagttttctttatttgttgattaaacattaaaacaccaTTAAACACCAAACACTGCCACACTCGCACTTATTTAGTCAACCAGTTTGCTTGTCTTTGTGCATAGTATGTCAAGATACAAAACAGGATTTATTGTTGTCAAGCAATACTTATTGTAAACGTtcagcattttattgttttagggTTCTGTAACAAATgccttttattttatgtaaaatgtaatcatttatCCAACAAGAATAGATCCCTGTTGAAGAATAAACAAATCTCAGTATCAGGGTTTTAAGGCATCAAAAACAAATCTCTAATTCAGTTAATGCTGTCATTTTCTGgcacttaaaaacaaattacccGTCTCTCCTCTTTGACTCTTGATAAGCTTATGAGCTTCAGAGATTTGGTCTAGGTTTGTGATATCCAGCTGTAGGATGACAAGCTGTGCAGAAGAAACCTCCCTGAGCTCCTGAGCACCAGGTCCGAACTCATTCAGCACTCCTGCGTACACCTTCATCCCAGCCTTGTCCAGGATCTTAGCAAGATTGTGACCAAAACCAGAGTCACAACCtgttgcgcgcacacacacacacacacacacgtttttaaaataataaccaaaaaaaaaaagttcaactgCATGGAAAGTCATTTCCAAATTGTATTGTTCTCATCCAGAAGCAAACAACAGAGTTTCTTTTGacatgttgtactgtataaaaggaTTATTATATAtaggtcccccccccccccacccaacTTCAAATTTTATGACTTTTCCTATTATTATGTTAATAATAGGAAAAGTCACATATTATTATGTTAATAATATATGTTTGTGATGAAATGATGATTGAGAAATTGATCTAAGCTGctttattttaagtatttattaaaaattaaactatacactacacattaAAGTTAAATGTAAGAACTGAAGAATAATCGGTCATTTTATTAAGATTTAAACATGCCCCACCCCCAAAACAAACAACTTATCAGGTTATACTCCCTTTGGAAGTTCTTAACTAATTTGCAGTTCACAATTAATGTCTTGAAATAATTAAgtccagaaaataaaataatactcaTTTCAAAAGCACCTTAAAAACTGAAGCTGCTTACCTGTAATGAGCACTGCTTTGCCTTGCACAGGCAGCAAATCCTCCTGCCTTCCTGCAGTAAAGTGGAGCATGCAGCAGCCGCAGGTGgcactcattattattattattactgccaCACTTCCACTTGATATCCAACAGCACAGCATCACCTCCACCACCACAAGCCCTACTGGCCATGACCAGTGAGTTCTCCTCCGTCCCACCATCAGCAGTGCAGCACTGGTAGCTACGATCAACACACACAGCCAGAGCTCCATTGCAAGCACCACACCTGAGAAGTAAATAAGGTGCTTTCTCCTTCCTTAACCTTTCACATAGCAGTAATCTCATACAAGCCACACCCTACACACAGCCAGGGAAAGCTCGGATCTGTCTTCTTGATTTGAACAAGTTAAGATAGAGTTTGTTGGTTGGAACCTGCCATCTTATCACTAACCCCAGCAAAAgactcaacttttttttttttaaacaaatacctGACTGCAAAACTTTA belongs to Clarias gariepinus isolate MV-2021 ecotype Netherlands chromosome 2, CGAR_prim_01v2, whole genome shotgun sequence and includes:
- the snx20 gene encoding sorting nexin-20 isoform X2; the encoded protein is MSLDLQSSTSQEEKRKFGHAVAMDSETQLLNLRTDDETTHPLNSEQLGETSFDTAEGTSASCLTTAELQQHWRAVKQEIRSVKLLFQIPSTRTIEHTTSRYVVYQIILIRSGSYDRKHAAIERRYSDFLHLHHELLQDFSEELEDVTLPKKKLMGNFCEENIAERRVTLCDYLTQLYSLRYIRHSPAFIAFFTHPELKTAYDLLRGGRYSHALGVLQNALVLQEKLCSHDSPLLVQTLCALFVCHRDLEDFHAAFQTGHRALPAVRRYGLRKYRSPLLEAMVDLGYKLQRPVAQLQEELIRVQNSTHGSETLMSLKQLVVQEFT
- the snx20 gene encoding sorting nexin-20 isoform X1; the encoded protein is MTLVVMMDESSTSQEEKRKFGHAVAMDSETQLLNLRTDDETTHPLNSEQLGETSFDTAEGTSASCLTTAELQQHWRAVKQEIRSVKLLFQIPSTRTIEHTTSRYVVYQIILIRSGSYDRKHAAIERRYSDFLHLHHELLQDFSEELEDVTLPKKKLMGNFCEENIAERRVTLCDYLTQLYSLRYIRHSPAFIAFFTHPELKTAYDLLRGGRYSHALGVLQNALVLQEKLCSHDSPLLVQTLCALFVCHRDLEDFHAAFQTGHRALPAVRRYGLRKYRSPLLEAMVDLGYKLQRPVAQLQEELIRVQNSTHGSETLMSLKQLVVQEFT
- the mphosph6 gene encoding M-phase phosphoprotein 6, with amino-acid sequence MANEGSTKLSKNLLRMKFMQRGLDAEVKKQLEEEEKRIISDEHWYLDLPELKAKESYIVEEKSYIPCEDLVYGRMSFKGFNSEVEKLMVLMNAPKEEEDEVEEKDMTQMDMDVTDEEMAMRYGSLVESMKRRFAKKRERTCLKNVEEDLNHNTVETQPKKAFLKPQD
- the hsd17b2 gene encoding estradiol 17-beta-dehydrogenase 2, with protein sequence MELWLCVLIVATSAALLMVGRRRTHWSWPVGLVVVEVMLCCWISSGSVAVIIIIMSATCGCCMLHFTAGRQEDLLPVQGKAVLITGCDSGFGHNLAKILDKAGMKVYAGVLNEFGPGAQELREVSSAQLVILQLDITNLDQISEAHKLIKSQRGETGLWGLVNNAGVLGHTCDAELLPMRILRKIMNVNFIAGVEVTKVFLPLIRKAQGRFVCVSSMSGEVPFPGFAAYGASKAAVISYYGALRQELSCWGVKVAIVQPGGFKTNIFGSQEEWCKLQQEILSTQSQEVIDAYGEEYIGSMVHTLSTMTTQTCDNFKPVLDDLQHALLSKNPRAFYYPGPMAWAVPALQRICPTHLFDAIFARLLTYKALSPAGVAIKK